The Equus przewalskii isolate Varuska chromosome 8, EquPr2, whole genome shotgun sequence genome has a window encoding:
- the ZNF572 gene encoding zinc finger protein 572 isoform X2 produces the protein MEQEQKLLVSDSNGFMERESLKSPFTGDESENNLETVQHNNSKADTLKERASKWSKRDGPQNCKHVDTKETPLTWSQGDDIWCGDSYENDGRSENQGNSTGKEEEKPSPQGWDPGEHTSASVQQNSSFGDKPYKCSECWKSFNNSSHLRTHQRTHSGEKPYKCSECGKCFSNSSHLIQHLRTHTGEKPYQCGECGKSFSNTSHLIIHERTHTGEKPYKCPECGKSFSSSSHLIQHHRSHTGEKPYECPVCGKCFSHSYVLIEHQRTHTGEKPYKCPDCGKSFSQSSSLIRHQRTHTGEKPYRCLECGKSFGCNSTLIKHQRIHTGEKPYQCTECGKNFSRSSNLITHQKTHTGEKSYESSEYEESLSQNCSVIEECRIQPGEKPYKCCECGKSFGLSSHLIRHQRTHTGEKPYRCSECWKTFSQSSTLVIHQRTHTGEKPYKCPDCGECFSQSFNLIRHRRTHIGEKPYKCTDCEKCFSRSAYLSQHRKTHIERSFESPGVEDFPHGWTWKTCSGEMALISSFSVPNSSSS, from the exons ATGGAGCAAGAGCAAAAACTGTTAGTCTCAGATTCTAATGGCTTCATGGAGAGGGAGAGCTTGAAAAGcccttttacag GAGATGAAAGTGAGAATAATTTGGAAACTGTTCAACACAATAACTCTAAGGCAGATACACTTAAAGAGCGAGCCTCAAAATGGTCTAAAAGAGATGGCCCACAAAATTGTAAGCATGTGGATACAAAAGAAACACCATTGACATGGTCCCAAGGAGATGACATTTGGTGTGGTGATTCCTATGAGAATGATGGCAGATCAGAGAATCAGGGAAATTCtacaggaaaagaggaggaaaaaccaAGTCCCCAGGGATGGGACCCTGGAGAACACACCAGTGCCTCTGTCCAGCAGAATTCATCCTTTGGAGACAAACCCTACAAATGTTCCGAATGTTGGAAAAGCTTCAATAATAGTTCTCATTTGCGTACTCACCAGAGGACCCACtcaggagagaaaccttataaatgCTCTGAGTGTGGGAAATGCTTTAGTAACAGCTCTCACCTGATTCAGCATCTGAGAACACACACGGGAGAGAAGCCCTACCAGTGTGGTGAATGTGGGAAAAGCTTCAGCAATACCTCTCATCTTATTATCCATGAGAGAACTCACAcgggagagaaaccctataaatgtccTGAGTGTGGGAAGAGTTTCAGTAGCAGCTCTCATCTTATTCAGCATCACAGATCCCATACAGGTGAAAAACCATATGAATGTCCTGTCTGTGGGAAATGCTTCAGCCACAGTTATGTCCTAATAGAACATCAGAGGACTCACACCGGAGAAAAACCTTATAAGTGCCCCGATTGTGGAAAGAGTTTTAGTCAGAGTTCTAGCCTGATTCGCCACCAGCGGACACATACGGGTGAGAAGCCCTATAGATGTCTTGAGTGTGGAAAAAGCTTTGGTTGTAATTCTACTCTGATAAAGCATCAGAGAATACATACAGGAGAAAAGCCCTATCAGTGTACAGAATGTGGGAAGAACTTCAGTCGAAGTTCAAACCTTATCACACACCAGAAaacacacacaggagagaaatcCTATGAAAGTTCTGAATATGAGGAAAGTTTGAGTCAGAACTGCAGTGTGATAGAAGAATGCAGAATCCAGCCAGGAGAGAAACCATATAAATGTTGTGAATGTGGAAAGAGTTTTGGCCTCAGCTCCCATCTCATTAGACATCAGAGAACACATACAGGAGAAAAACCTTACAGATGTTCTGAGTGTTGGAAAACTTTTAGTCAGAGTTCCACCCTGGTGATTCACCAAAggacacacacaggagagaaaccttataaatgtCCTGATTGTGGTGAGTGCTTTAGCCAAAGCTTTAACCTTATCAGGCACCGGAGGACCCATATAGGAGAAAAACCTTACAAATGCACTGACTGTGAGAAATGCTTCAGCAGAAGTGCCTACCTCAGTCAGCATCGGAAAACTCACATAGAAAGGTCTTTTGAGTCTCCTGGAGTTGAAGATTTTCCTCATGGATGGACTTGGAAAACCTGTTCAGGGGAAATGGCCCTCATCTCTTCATTTTCAGTCCCCAATTCATCTTCCTCTTGA
- the ZNF572 gene encoding zinc finger protein 572 isoform X1 → MLLWLERKEEEEILTNASKHNLFPSAGFLIPNLAVIIVMEQEQKLLVSDSNGFMERESLKSPFTGDESENNLETVQHNNSKADTLKERASKWSKRDGPQNCKHVDTKETPLTWSQGDDIWCGDSYENDGRSENQGNSTGKEEEKPSPQGWDPGEHTSASVQQNSSFGDKPYKCSECWKSFNNSSHLRTHQRTHSGEKPYKCSECGKCFSNSSHLIQHLRTHTGEKPYQCGECGKSFSNTSHLIIHERTHTGEKPYKCPECGKSFSSSSHLIQHHRSHTGEKPYECPVCGKCFSHSYVLIEHQRTHTGEKPYKCPDCGKSFSQSSSLIRHQRTHTGEKPYRCLECGKSFGCNSTLIKHQRIHTGEKPYQCTECGKNFSRSSNLITHQKTHTGEKSYESSEYEESLSQNCSVIEECRIQPGEKPYKCCECGKSFGLSSHLIRHQRTHTGEKPYRCSECWKTFSQSSTLVIHQRTHTGEKPYKCPDCGECFSQSFNLIRHRRTHIGEKPYKCTDCEKCFSRSAYLSQHRKTHIERSFESPGVEDFPHGWTWKTCSGEMALISSFSVPNSSSS, encoded by the exons ATGTTGCTATggctggaaaggaaagaagaagaggaaattttaacAAATGCCTCCAAACATAACCTGTTTCCTTCCGCAGGATTTCTGATCCCTAATCTGGCTGTGATCATTGTGATGGAGCAAGAGCAAAAACTGTTAGTCTCAGATTCTAATGGCTTCATGGAGAGGGAGAGCTTGAAAAGcccttttacag GAGATGAAAGTGAGAATAATTTGGAAACTGTTCAACACAATAACTCTAAGGCAGATACACTTAAAGAGCGAGCCTCAAAATGGTCTAAAAGAGATGGCCCACAAAATTGTAAGCATGTGGATACAAAAGAAACACCATTGACATGGTCCCAAGGAGATGACATTTGGTGTGGTGATTCCTATGAGAATGATGGCAGATCAGAGAATCAGGGAAATTCtacaggaaaagaggaggaaaaaccaAGTCCCCAGGGATGGGACCCTGGAGAACACACCAGTGCCTCTGTCCAGCAGAATTCATCCTTTGGAGACAAACCCTACAAATGTTCCGAATGTTGGAAAAGCTTCAATAATAGTTCTCATTTGCGTACTCACCAGAGGACCCACtcaggagagaaaccttataaatgCTCTGAGTGTGGGAAATGCTTTAGTAACAGCTCTCACCTGATTCAGCATCTGAGAACACACACGGGAGAGAAGCCCTACCAGTGTGGTGAATGTGGGAAAAGCTTCAGCAATACCTCTCATCTTATTATCCATGAGAGAACTCACAcgggagagaaaccctataaatgtccTGAGTGTGGGAAGAGTTTCAGTAGCAGCTCTCATCTTATTCAGCATCACAGATCCCATACAGGTGAAAAACCATATGAATGTCCTGTCTGTGGGAAATGCTTCAGCCACAGTTATGTCCTAATAGAACATCAGAGGACTCACACCGGAGAAAAACCTTATAAGTGCCCCGATTGTGGAAAGAGTTTTAGTCAGAGTTCTAGCCTGATTCGCCACCAGCGGACACATACGGGTGAGAAGCCCTATAGATGTCTTGAGTGTGGAAAAAGCTTTGGTTGTAATTCTACTCTGATAAAGCATCAGAGAATACATACAGGAGAAAAGCCCTATCAGTGTACAGAATGTGGGAAGAACTTCAGTCGAAGTTCAAACCTTATCACACACCAGAAaacacacacaggagagaaatcCTATGAAAGTTCTGAATATGAGGAAAGTTTGAGTCAGAACTGCAGTGTGATAGAAGAATGCAGAATCCAGCCAGGAGAGAAACCATATAAATGTTGTGAATGTGGAAAGAGTTTTGGCCTCAGCTCCCATCTCATTAGACATCAGAGAACACATACAGGAGAAAAACCTTACAGATGTTCTGAGTGTTGGAAAACTTTTAGTCAGAGTTCCACCCTGGTGATTCACCAAAggacacacacaggagagaaaccttataaatgtCCTGATTGTGGTGAGTGCTTTAGCCAAAGCTTTAACCTTATCAGGCACCGGAGGACCCATATAGGAGAAAAACCTTACAAATGCACTGACTGTGAGAAATGCTTCAGCAGAAGTGCCTACCTCAGTCAGCATCGGAAAACTCACATAGAAAGGTCTTTTGAGTCTCCTGGAGTTGAAGATTTTCCTCATGGATGGACTTGGAAAACCTGTTCAGGGGAAATGGCCCTCATCTCTTCATTTTCAGTCCCCAATTCATCTTCCTCTTGA